One genomic region from Nostoc sphaeroides encodes:
- a CDS encoding ScyD/ScyE family protein, translating into MTNDKGQNMKQLTITILTFCVAAFSGIKAASAASFSVIADGLYNAGGLSFSLDGNLYVTEAGIGGSGACVPPSSGQGDSLCYGTSGAVTKIENGKTERILTGLPSLALPDGTGAAGPRDIKFDTQGKPYVLIGYGANPAFRDRNLGNTDLAKIIAPDFNTNTWTSIADLGNYELANNPDGGDVGSNPLGFVIDGNNLIAVDAGANDLLSVNTDGNNLQAIVAFPQDILANPVFPPSGTPSNEPAQVPSQGEEVRPPSQFASQPVPSSVTKGPDGAYYISQFTGFPFPEGGAKIYRVGADGKPTVYADGFTQLTDLEFDPEGNLYALQYANQSAWKGDFDGSVIKIAADGTRTTLLSGNGLESPSALTIGADGAIYVTNRGDRPGRGQVLRIENIKSVPEPDSILGILAIAAFGVGCLHKKRTIKPPINGAVALK; encoded by the coding sequence ATGACAAATGACAAAGGACAAAATATGAAACAACTTACCATTACCATCCTAACTTTTTGTGTTGCCGCTTTTTCTGGAATCAAAGCTGCCTCAGCTGCATCCTTTTCAGTAATCGCCGACGGTCTATATAACGCCGGTGGACTGAGCTTTAGCCTTGATGGAAATCTCTATGTTACAGAGGCGGGAATAGGGGGAAGTGGAGCTTGTGTTCCACCGTCAAGCGGTCAAGGCGATTCATTATGCTATGGCACAAGTGGAGCAGTTACCAAAATAGAGAATGGTAAAACCGAACGCATACTTACAGGACTTCCTTCCTTAGCATTACCAGATGGGACTGGAGCGGCTGGCCCTCGTGATATCAAATTTGATACTCAAGGTAAACCTTATGTTCTGATTGGGTATGGCGCTAATCCAGCCTTTCGCGATCGCAATTTAGGTAACACCGACCTCGCTAAAATCATCGCTCCCGACTTTAATACCAATACCTGGACGAGTATTGCCGATTTAGGTAACTATGAACTCGCCAATAATCCCGATGGTGGTGATGTCGGTAGCAATCCCTTGGGTTTTGTAATAGATGGCAATAATTTAATTGCAGTTGATGCAGGCGCAAATGACTTACTCAGTGTTAATACTGATGGCAATAATTTGCAGGCGATAGTTGCGTTTCCCCAAGATATATTAGCTAATCCCGTCTTTCCACCCTCCGGTACACCATCCAATGAACCTGCACAAGTGCCATCTCAAGGTGAAGAGGTGCGACCCCCATCGCAGTTTGCAAGCCAACCAGTACCCTCAAGTGTGACCAAAGGCCCTGATGGCGCTTATTACATCAGCCAATTTACAGGTTTTCCCTTCCCAGAAGGAGGGGCAAAAATCTATCGAGTTGGTGCTGATGGTAAGCCAACAGTATATGCCGATGGTTTTACCCAACTGACAGACTTGGAATTTGATCCTGAGGGCAATTTGTATGCTTTGCAGTACGCCAATCAATCAGCTTGGAAGGGTGATTTTGATGGTTCTGTGATCAAAATAGCTGCCGATGGGACACGCACAACTCTTCTGAGTGGGAATGGATTAGAGTCGCCTAGCGCCTTGACTATTGGCGCTGATGGTGCGATATACGTCACAAACCGAGGCGATCGCCCAGGAAGGGGACAAGTTCTCAGAATTGAAAATATCAAATCTGTCCCTGAACCTGATTCTATTTTGGGCATATTAGCGATCGCTGCTTTCGGCGTTGGTTGCTTGCACAAGAAGAGAACTATCAAACCTCCCATAAATGGAGCCGTGGCGCTCAAGTAA
- the scyC gene encoding scytonemin biosynthesis cyclase/decarboxylase ScyC (ScyC, an enzyme in the biosynthesis pathway for the cyanobacterial natural sunscreen scytonemin, performs a cyclization and decarboxylation on the compound ScyA produces.), with amino-acid sequence MEKNTFATSAYIATSPESAFEYLCSLKNLDEWTLYSRMKEQVDEDTWLGTASGYHKNLYYHVKKLENPLFYGIEWHCGLEYQKYFQVYPVLLFPTDYIEPGTDEKGVYFHWLSFVDPKRQTQMIMQGIHTVHTSECRSLKGNLERKAGLTSAAKGRHFIDTDTIYVDAPIEIGIEYLQNLQNIDEWAHLLRPNGDITSDSGEFKDEYDQKVKVSVRVHSLSKYYLLEQEHFYPDYEYYQRSVALLIPTAYAFADPEASGFILHRITFWKTDGTVTHGKLQIEDFGAESMNIKRLLEAKAGNLKSFDRGMSYLPKTPESLINSH; translated from the coding sequence GTGGAAAAAAATACCTTTGCAACATCAGCTTACATTGCTACTTCACCAGAGAGCGCCTTTGAGTATCTTTGTAGTTTAAAAAACTTAGACGAATGGACACTTTATAGCCGGATGAAAGAGCAAGTTGACGAAGATACCTGGCTCGGAACTGCATCCGGTTATCACAAAAACCTCTATTATCACGTTAAAAAATTAGAAAATCCGCTTTTTTACGGCATTGAGTGGCACTGCGGGTTAGAGTATCAGAAATATTTTCAGGTTTACCCAGTTTTGCTGTTTCCTACAGATTATATTGAGCCGGGAACAGATGAAAAAGGTGTATACTTTCATTGGTTGAGTTTTGTCGATCCCAAACGGCAAACTCAGATGATTATGCAGGGAATTCACACGGTACATACTTCCGAGTGTCGTTCTCTCAAAGGTAATTTGGAACGCAAAGCTGGTCTGACCTCAGCAGCCAAAGGTCGCCACTTTATCGATACAGATACCATCTATGTTGATGCCCCAATTGAAATCGGCATTGAATACCTACAAAACCTACAGAACATAGATGAATGGGCACATTTACTGCGTCCAAATGGTGATATTACCTCTGATTCAGGTGAATTCAAAGATGAATATGACCAGAAAGTAAAAGTTTCCGTGCGGGTTCATAGTCTGAGCAAATACTACTTGCTTGAACAAGAACACTTTTATCCAGACTACGAATATTATCAGCGTTCTGTAGCGTTGCTCATCCCAACCGCTTATGCATTCGCCGATCCTGAAGCTTCAGGTTTTATCCTGCATCGAATCACATTCTGGAAAACAGATGGAACCGTCACCCACGGCAAACTTCAAATTGAAGACTTTGGCGCTGAGAGCATGAACATCAAACGTTTACTAGAAGCCAAAGCTGGCAACCTCAAATCATTTGACCGAGGAATGAGCTACCTCCCAAAAACTCCAGAATCACTAATAAATAGTCATTAG
- the scyB gene encoding tryptophan dehydrogenase ScyB: MLLFETVREMGHEQVLFCHGKNPEIKAIIAIHDTTLGPAMGATRLLPYVNEEAALKDALRLSRGMTYKAACANIPAGGGKAVIIANPENKTDDLLRAYGRFVDSLNGRFITGQDVNITPGDVRTISQETKHVVGVSEKSGGPAPITSLGVFLGIKAAVESRWQSKRLDGMKVAVQGLGNVGKNLCRHLHEHDVKLFVSDVDPVKAEEIKRLFGATIVEPSEIYSLDVDIFSPCALGGILNSHTIPFLKASIIAGAANNQLENEQLHSQMLAKKGILYSPDYVINAGGLINVYNEMIGYDEEKAFKQVHNIYDTLLAIFNISQQQGITTNDAAKRLAEDRINSVKRNQTTKAIAA; the protein is encoded by the coding sequence ATGCTGCTATTTGAAACTGTTAGAGAAATGGGTCACGAACAAGTTCTGTTTTGTCATGGTAAAAATCCTGAAATTAAGGCGATTATTGCTATCCATGACACGACCTTGGGCCCAGCGATGGGAGCTACAAGACTCTTACCTTATGTCAACGAAGAAGCTGCTTTAAAAGACGCACTTCGTCTGAGTCGTGGGATGACATATAAAGCCGCATGTGCCAACATCCCTGCTGGTGGCGGAAAAGCAGTTATTATCGCTAATCCTGAAAATAAAACAGATGATCTGTTGAGAGCTTACGGACGTTTTGTTGATAGTTTGAATGGGCGTTTTATTACCGGACAAGATGTTAATATCACCCCTGGCGATGTGCGGACAATCAGTCAAGAAACGAAACATGTTGTTGGGGTATCAGAAAAATCAGGCGGGCCTGCTCCTATAACATCACTAGGAGTTTTTCTCGGAATTAAAGCTGCTGTAGAATCTCGTTGGCAGAGCAAAAGACTTGATGGCATGAAAGTTGCAGTTCAAGGTCTAGGAAACGTAGGTAAAAACCTCTGCCGTCATTTACATGAGCATGATGTCAAGCTTTTTGTTAGTGATGTAGATCCAGTAAAAGCGGAAGAGATAAAACGGCTTTTTGGCGCAACTATTGTAGAACCCAGCGAAATTTACTCTCTTGATGTAGACATATTTTCTCCTTGTGCTTTAGGAGGAATTCTTAATAGTCATACAATTCCTTTCTTAAAAGCTTCTATTATTGCTGGCGCAGCTAATAATCAGTTAGAGAATGAGCAACTACATAGTCAAATGCTTGCCAAGAAAGGGATACTTTACAGCCCTGATTATGTAATTAATGCTGGAGGGCTAATCAACGTTTACAACGAAATGATTGGCTATGACGAAGAAAAAGCTTTTAAGCAAGTGCATAACATTTATGACACCCTACTAGCAATTTTTAATATTTCTCAACAGCAGGGAATTACTACCAACGATGCTGCCAAACGATTGGCAGAAGACCGCATTAACAGCGTTAAACGAAACCAGACTACTAAAGCGATCGCAGCTTGA
- the scyA gene encoding scytonemin biosynthesis protein ScyA (ScyA, a thiamin diphosphate-dependent enzyme, performs an acyloin condensation during scytonemin biosythesis. It joins a molecule of indole-3-pyruvate to one of para-hydroxyphenylpyruvic acid.), giving the protein MSQNYTGSNSPLITTEPYRELPANRYVESVSDVSRQVDESENNRGIQPFLNDETPAALSVADAIAQMLVNLGVSYAFGVAGGAMASLWGALSNSSIDVLNFRHEAGAAFAATEAYFANNRPTVVFTTAGPGITNALTGLFAARGEGAKVILLSACTSAPQRGRWAIQETSTYTLPSGGIFTPGALFNYAITIESAAQLPQIFRKLALAMAQPGGFVAHLSIPTAVQTSLVDESISLPQLDVTPFPMTASKQAIAKSVELLSSGPFAIWVGFGARDAAEEIIELAERTGAAVMCSPRAKGIFPEDHPQFVGVTGLGGHASVLTYMEQQPPLRTLVLGTRLGEPTSFWSSALVPKEGFIHVDIDPEVPGVAYPHVETFAVRSDIKAFVEELLQQLPDAPDSTMPLPRPERKAIEPASEVDYPVRPEVLMAAIQKIIVEDTDAIVMAECGNSFTWSTHLLQFSEANRYRVSTGVGAMGHAVTGVLGAALASKSKAVGIVGDGAMLMNNEISTAVKYKIPAIWIVLNDARYNMCHQGMKILGLKGADATLPPTNFAMIARGMGAEAIVVLRESEIEAALQQAIASNAPFLLDVVIDADRPAPSGGRNKSLAAQGVKSSPASAAKQVSFPMV; this is encoded by the coding sequence ATGAGTCAAAACTATACTGGTTCAAACTCTCCTCTAATCACCACTGAGCCATACAGGGAACTTCCAGCAAACAGATATGTAGAGTCTGTGTCTGACGTTTCTCGTCAGGTTGACGAATCGGAGAATAATCGGGGAATTCAGCCTTTTTTAAACGATGAAACACCCGCAGCGCTTTCAGTTGCCGATGCGATCGCTCAGATGTTGGTAAATTTGGGAGTAAGCTATGCTTTTGGTGTCGCAGGTGGTGCGATGGCAAGCCTTTGGGGGGCGCTGTCGAATAGCAGCATCGACGTATTGAACTTCCGCCATGAAGCAGGAGCAGCATTTGCAGCTACCGAAGCATACTTTGCCAATAATCGCCCCACTGTAGTTTTTACCACAGCAGGGCCGGGGATCACTAACGCCCTTACCGGCTTATTTGCGGCTCGTGGTGAAGGTGCAAAGGTGATTTTATTGTCAGCTTGCACCTCAGCACCGCAGCGTGGACGTTGGGCAATTCAAGAAACCAGCACTTACACATTACCAAGTGGGGGAATTTTTACCCCAGGAGCGTTATTCAACTATGCAATCACCATTGAATCTGCGGCTCAACTACCGCAGATTTTCCGCAAACTTGCTTTAGCTATGGCGCAACCAGGCGGATTTGTCGCCCATTTGAGCATTCCTACGGCAGTGCAGACAAGTTTAGTTGATGAGAGTATATCCTTGCCTCAACTAGATGTTACTCCATTTCCGATGACTGCTTCCAAACAAGCGATCGCTAAATCTGTAGAGTTATTATCATCTGGCCCCTTTGCCATCTGGGTTGGTTTCGGTGCGCGTGACGCAGCAGAGGAAATCATTGAACTCGCTGAAAGAACGGGAGCAGCCGTCATGTGTTCACCCCGTGCTAAAGGTATCTTCCCTGAAGATCATCCCCAATTTGTGGGTGTTACAGGTTTAGGGGGTCATGCTTCGGTCTTAACTTATATGGAACAGCAACCTCCACTACGCACACTCGTATTAGGAACCCGCCTTGGTGAACCGACTTCCTTCTGGAGTTCGGCACTAGTTCCAAAAGAAGGTTTTATCCATGTAGATATTGATCCCGAAGTGCCAGGTGTAGCCTATCCCCACGTTGAAACTTTTGCAGTTCGGTCTGATATCAAAGCTTTTGTGGAAGAGTTATTGCAGCAATTACCAGATGCACCTGATTCCACAATGCCGCTACCTCGTCCAGAACGCAAAGCAATCGAACCGGCTTCAGAGGTAGATTATCCAGTGCGGCCAGAAGTATTGATGGCAGCAATTCAAAAGATCATTGTTGAAGATACCGATGCCATAGTAATGGCGGAGTGTGGTAACTCCTTTACTTGGTCAACTCATCTACTGCAATTTTCCGAAGCCAATCGTTACCGAGTCAGCACCGGAGTTGGCGCAATGGGTCACGCCGTTACCGGAGTATTGGGTGCAGCACTGGCGAGCAAGAGCAAAGCTGTAGGAATTGTTGGTGATGGAGCAATGCTGATGAATAACGAAATCAGCACAGCCGTGAAATACAAAATTCCGGCAATCTGGATTGTACTCAACGATGCGCGTTACAACATGTGCCATCAAGGGATGAAAATCTTGGGATTAAAGGGCGCAGATGCAACACTTCCACCGACAAACTTCGCCATGATTGCTCGTGGTATGGGAGCAGAAGCGATCGTAGTCCTCAGAGAGTCAGAGATCGAAGCAGCATTACAACAAGCGATCGCATCAAATGCTCCTTTTCTGCTCGATGTCGTCATTGACGCCGATCGCCCAGCACCTTCTGGTGGACGTAATAAAAGTTTGGCAGCACAAGGAGTCAAATCAAGTCCTGCGAGTGCAGCCAAGCAAGTTTCATTTCCAATGGTTTGA
- a CDS encoding PAS domain S-box protein, which produces MNSGDYTLARSNNQWALQPQVEMKFAHFLINHAVDAAFCLGENAQFLYVNDATCRMTEYSREELLSMRLHNIDVDFSLHNWSDISSQNSLTFKSRYRTKRGRIFW; this is translated from the coding sequence ATGAATTCTGGCGATTATACATTAGCTAGATCAAACAATCAATGGGCGCTACAACCACAGGTAGAGATGAAGTTTGCTCACTTCCTAATAAATCACGCTGTAGATGCAGCCTTCTGTTTAGGAGAAAACGCCCAGTTTCTCTACGTCAACGATGCCACTTGCCGGATGACGGAGTATTCCCGTGAGGAATTACTTTCCATGAGGTTGCATAATATAGATGTAGATTTTTCTCTACACAATTGGTCAGATATTAGCTCACAAAATTCCCTTACCTTTAAATCTCGCTACCGGACAAAAAGAGGTCGGATATTTTGGTAG
- a CDS encoding scytonemin biosynthesis sensor histidine kinase encodes MVEISISYVKQQDMEFGCAFAREISDEIVELSVQKWTDELRDAKDNLQQEFSQLKAKEVELETSLSLLRSTLESTAIGIVAVNFEGDILSLNQKFVEMWQIPESLILSKKCPRCKAFFENQLKDPQAFSRLIWEVSSQSDFESYDILELNDGRVFAHYSKPQWLEGKIVGRVWSIWDITESKQTEEALRLNAARFRTIAETTDVSTFLIQGTRLCYINPAVEKLTGYTEEELLTGFELRRLIKSKKRRQVRNQDEAANFEYQEINILTKNGTERWLACAVAMLEGVLDFGGKPVELIAGIDITDYKYAEFGLNQALEQAKQLSELRARFLSMVCHQFRTPLNIVSFSNSLLKEEVDKRTQKKIQPLLDHIQKATEQLSQMLDDILFFSKAEAAKINCEPKPLELVEFCKDLVAQMQMSVSQIPINFVSKDNSLTACIDKKLLEPILKNLLDNAIKYSPSKIAIDLKFSCKNEKVIFQVKDRGIGISVADQQRIFEPFYRGTNIDSIPGTGLGLSILKTLVDLHHGQVFVESKVGVGTTFTVMLPLIKSEFIVPSYEC; translated from the coding sequence TTGGTAGAAATATCGATTAGCTATGTAAAACAACAAGATATGGAATTTGGCTGTGCTTTTGCTCGTGAGATAAGTGATGAAATAGTAGAACTGAGCGTGCAAAAGTGGACTGATGAATTAAGGGATGCTAAAGACAATTTACAACAGGAATTTTCTCAACTCAAGGCAAAAGAAGTAGAATTAGAAACATCTCTTTCTTTACTTCGTTCTACTCTCGAATCTACTGCCATTGGTATTGTTGCAGTTAACTTTGAGGGAGATATTCTGAGCTTGAATCAGAAATTTGTGGAGATGTGGCAGATCCCAGAGTCCCTAATACTATCTAAAAAATGCCCTCGATGCAAAGCATTTTTTGAGAACCAACTTAAAGATCCCCAAGCTTTTAGTCGGCTGATTTGGGAAGTGTCTAGCCAATCAGATTTCGAGAGCTACGACATTTTGGAATTGAATGATGGAAGAGTTTTTGCACACTACTCTAAGCCTCAGTGGCTCGAAGGTAAAATTGTTGGTAGAGTGTGGAGTATTTGGGACATTACTGAATCGAAACAGACTGAAGAAGCATTGCGGTTGAATGCAGCTAGATTTCGGACAATAGCCGAAACAACAGATGTTAGCACTTTTTTGATTCAAGGGACGCGACTTTGCTACATAAATCCAGCAGTGGAGAAACTCACAGGTTACACAGAAGAGGAACTGCTAACAGGTTTTGAACTGCGGCGACTGATTAAAAGCAAAAAACGCAGGCAGGTACGCAACCAGGACGAAGCAGCTAATTTTGAATACCAGGAGATAAATATTTTGACAAAAAACGGCACAGAGCGCTGGCTAGCTTGCGCGGTTGCCATGTTGGAAGGAGTGCTAGATTTTGGGGGAAAACCAGTAGAACTGATTGCAGGCATCGATATTACTGATTACAAATACGCAGAATTTGGTCTTAACCAAGCTTTAGAACAAGCAAAACAACTTAGCGAACTTAGAGCGCGTTTTCTTTCTATGGTTTGTCATCAATTCCGTACACCTCTGAATATTGTTTCATTTTCTAATAGCTTACTAAAGGAAGAAGTAGACAAACGTACACAGAAGAAAATACAACCACTACTAGATCACATTCAAAAAGCTACCGAACAACTTAGTCAAATGTTGGATGATATTTTGTTCTTCTCTAAGGCAGAAGCAGCAAAAATAAACTGTGAACCCAAACCACTGGAGTTAGTTGAGTTCTGTAAAGATTTAGTTGCCCAAATGCAGATGAGCGTTAGCCAAATTCCGATTAATTTTGTCAGTAAAGATAACTCTTTAACAGCCTGCATAGATAAAAAACTGTTAGAGCCGATTTTGAAGAATTTACTCGACAATGCAATCAAGTATTCTCCATCAAAGATTGCAATTGATTTGAAATTTTCTTGCAAAAATGAGAAAGTAATTTTTCAGGTCAAAGATCGGGGCATTGGGATTTCAGTAGCAGATCAACAACGAATATTTGAGCCATTTTACCGTGGGACTAATATTGATAGTATACCTGGTACTGGATTAGGGTTATCAATTCTTAAAACCCTTGTAGATTTACATCACGGTCAAGTCTTTGTAGAAAGTAAAGTGGGTGTGGGCACTACGTTTACTGTGATGTTGCCATTAATCAAATCAGAGTTTATAGTTCCGAGTTATGAATGTTGA
- a CDS encoding response regulator, producing MQESPKKILVIEDDNVTRNLYLMGLKAKGFDTIGADNGLAGIQQAQEHIPDLVICDITMPDMDGYSVLNTLRQDPVTAIIPFIFLTGSSTKADVRKAMELGADDYLTKPSTLDELLRAIAIRLQKQATLQYWWAMKLEKAPQSGFADNTTAIAVGVGIRDSEAVATLGASPSGKEAPDTEIMMPPKSIFPYIPQLKEVFDFIEANYHQGITLCDVALAVGYSPAYLTNRVAKQTGETVNCWIVKRRMAGARFLLQNNDQTVEKIAKALGYQDVSHFSRQFRQHHGLPPQAWRKEHQLVSQKQVKLWQNC from the coding sequence ATGCAAGAATCACCAAAGAAAATTCTCGTTATTGAAGATGATAACGTTACCCGCAATCTTTATTTAATGGGTCTTAAGGCTAAAGGTTTTGATACGATAGGTGCTGACAACGGTCTTGCTGGTATCCAACAAGCACAAGAGCATATACCCGATTTAGTAATTTGCGATATCACAATGCCTGATATGGATGGTTATAGCGTTTTAAATACGCTACGCCAAGATCCTGTTACAGCAATTATTCCTTTCATTTTTCTGACTGGTAGTAGTACCAAAGCAGATGTTCGCAAAGCTATGGAATTGGGAGCAGATGACTATCTTACCAAACCCTCTACACTTGACGAATTACTCAGAGCGATCGCTATTCGTTTGCAAAAGCAAGCTACTCTCCAATACTGGTGGGCGATGAAATTAGAAAAAGCTCCACAATCAGGATTTGCAGATAATACCACAGCGATCGCTGTTGGTGTTGGCATTAGAGATAGCGAAGCGGTAGCGACGTTAGGAGCGTCACCCTCTGGTAAAGAAGCCCCTGATACAGAAATCATGATGCCTCCCAAGTCAATTTTTCCCTACATTCCCCAATTAAAAGAAGTTTTCGACTTTATCGAGGCTAATTATCATCAAGGAATTACTTTGTGTGACGTGGCTCTTGCTGTTGGTTACTCACCTGCCTATTTAACTAACAGAGTAGCAAAGCAGACAGGCGAGACTGTAAACTGTTGGATTGTCAAACGCCGGATGGCAGGAGCACGTTTTCTACTCCAAAATAACGATCAGACAGTCGAGAAGATAGCGAAAGCATTGGGCTATCAGGATGTGTCTCATTTCTCCCGCCAGTTTCGCCAACATCACGGTTTACCTCCCCAAGCTTGGCGCAAAGAGCATCAACTTGTATCACAAAAACAGGTAAAACTTTGGCAAAATTGCTGA
- a CDS encoding AAA family ATPase, whose protein sequence is MDFDYFRSNEGTPTNNTRQSLLASGWRPFNRELDWGFLWQLLYSDSRELTQKSLNLASNLADVLGRNNYAWWANILNVVSDNTRYEVEKFWNYITPDPQSPDHRYKDVLSTETPIVQFVSRSSIPIDYVLNRLQEITVLRVLGVLGNPDIITQYYSERDFYFPIDKFVSWERLDVINTVYAYWAKHDVWLQIDPYDRGRRQYTLMAKNIAPLINKATYDLAVMLSGYQSRVGKVHSQFNIRTFPADIQNFTDSVQQAILNQNQLAVVVHGQPGTGKTVWTQAVAKEILVPLGYVVFILDHDAIANFVPPTYIERICIVINEADNLAQNRASEVAQYNNKTEHILSLLDGTLYQSVIDESGIQMQQRLVVLMTCNTTERLDPAMLRKGRVDLIYEFTQLFI, encoded by the coding sequence ATGGATTTTGACTATTTTAGAAGTAATGAAGGCACTCCGACAAATAATACCCGACAAAGCTTGCTTGCTAGCGGTTGGCGACCGTTTAACCGAGAATTAGACTGGGGGTTTTTGTGGCAACTGTTGTATAGTGACTCCCGCGAATTAACTCAAAAAAGTTTGAATTTAGCGAGTAATCTTGCTGATGTTTTGGGACGAAATAATTATGCTTGGTGGGCTAATATTTTAAATGTTGTATCTGATAATACCCGCTACGAAGTTGAAAAGTTTTGGAATTACATCACGCCAGATCCTCAATCACCAGATCATCGCTACAAAGATGTTTTGAGTACGGAAACGCCCATCGTCCAATTTGTCAGTCGTAGTAGCATTCCCATTGATTATGTTCTTAATCGACTGCAAGAAATTACTGTACTGCGAGTTTTAGGAGTGTTGGGTAATCCTGACATTATTACCCAGTATTACTCAGAAAGAGATTTTTATTTTCCTATAGATAAATTTGTTAGCTGGGAACGTTTAGACGTGATCAATACTGTTTATGCTTACTGGGCGAAGCATGACGTTTGGTTGCAAATTGATCCCTACGATCGCGGGCGACGACAATATACTTTAATGGCGAAAAATATCGCGCCACTAATTAACAAAGCGACTTACGACTTAGCGGTGATGCTGAGTGGATATCAAAGTCGTGTAGGCAAGGTTCACAGTCAATTTAATATTCGGACATTTCCAGCAGATATCCAAAACTTTACTGATTCTGTACAACAAGCGATTCTGAATCAAAACCAGTTAGCGGTTGTTGTACATGGGCAACCAGGTACTGGTAAGACAGTGTGGACACAGGCAGTAGCAAAAGAAATTCTTGTACCTTTGGGGTATGTAGTTTTTATTTTAGATCATGATGCGATCGCTAACTTTGTCCCACCGACTTACATAGAGCGTATATGTATCGTTATTAACGAAGCTGATAATCTAGCGCAAAATCGTGCTTCCGAGGTAGCGCAATACAATAACAAAACCGAACACATTCTGAGTTTGCTGGATGGCACTTTGTATCAGAGTGTAATTGATGAGTCTGGTATTCAGATGCAGCAACGGTTGGTTGTCTTGATGACTTGTAACACTACTGAAAGATTAGATCCAGCCATGTTACGTAAGGGCAGGGTGGATTTAATATATGAGTTCACGCAACTATTTATTTGA